Sequence from the Pseudomonas sp. LS.1a genome:
CTGCTGTTCAAGGGCATCGACCGCATGACCCGTGGCAATCGCCCCGGCGAGGTCACCCTGCAGCACCGCGCGGCGCCGTGGTACAACCGCCTGGCGGTGTTCATGGTGATCCTGCTGGTGGCCGTGGTCGCCGCCCGTGGCACCCTGCGCCAGGGCCCGCCGATGCGTTGGGGTGATGCCTTCACCACCGATTCCAACTTCGTCAACCAGCTGGGCCTGAACGGCACCCTGACCCTGATCGATGCCGCCAAGAGCCGCTTCGGCGAGGACCGCGCCAACATCTGGAAGCCGGTGCTGGAGCAGGACGTGGCGACGCAGAGCGTGCGCGAGCAGCTGCTGACCGCCAACGACACCCTGGTCGATGCCGACGAGGCTGCCATCCGCCGCGACTTCGTGCCGCCGGCCGAGCGCACCCTGCCGATCAAGAACGTGGTGGTGATCCTGATGGAAAGCTTCGCCGGCCACTCGGTGGGCGCGCTGGGCAGCCCCAACAACATCACCCCGTACTTCGACAAGCTGGCCAAAGAGGGCCTGCTGTTCGACCGCTTCTTCTCCAACGGCACCCATACCCACCAGGGCATGTTCGCCACCATGGCCTGCTTCCCCAACCTGCCAGGCTTCGAATACCTGATGCAGACCCCGGAAGGCGGCCACAAGCTGTCCGGCCTGCCGGCCTTGCTCAGCGCCCGCGACTACGACGACGTGTACGTCTATAACGGCGACTTTGCCTGGGACAACCAGTCCGGGTTCTTCGGCAACCAGGGCATGACCACCTTCATTGGCCGTAACGACTTCGTCAACCCGGTGTTCTCCGACCCGACCTGGGGTGTGTCCGACCAGGACATGTTCGACCGTGGCGCCGAAGAGCTGGCCAAGCACGACGGCAAGAAGCCGATCTACGCGCTGCTGCAGACCCTGTCCAACCACACCCCGTACGCGCTGCCCAAGGACCTGCCGGTAGAACCGGTAACCGGCCAGGGCCGCCTGGACGAGCACCTGACTGCCATGCGCTACTCGGACTGGGCGCTGGGGCAATTCTTCGAGAAGGCGCGCAAGGAGCCGTACTTCAAGGAAACCCTGTTCGTCATCGTTGGCGACCATGGCTTTGGCAACCACCAGCAGGTCACCGAGCTGGACCTGGGCCGCTTCAACGTGCCGCTGCTGCTGATTGGCCCTGGCATCCAGGAGAAGTTCGGTGCGGTCAACCACACCGTGGGTACCCAGGTCGACATCGTGCCGACCATCATGGGCCGCCTGGGTGGCCAGGCCCGTCACCAGTGCTGGGGCCGCGACCTGCTCAACCTGCCTGAGGGAGACCAGGGCGTGGGCATGATCAAGCCATCGGGCAGCGAGCAGATCGTTGGCCTGGTACAGGGCGACCGCATCCTGATCGAGTCCAAGGACATGACCCCGCGCATGTACCGCTACCAGCTGGGCAGCGAGTTCAAGGCCGAGCTGATCGAAAGCCCGGACCAGCCGGAGATGCTGAAGAAGCTGGAAGCGTATATCCAGACGGCGACCAAGAGCCTGCTGGATAACACGGCCGGTGTTGTGCACGGCACTCCAAAGTAAATCGGGGCCGTTTCACGGCCCATTCGCGGGCACGCCCGCTCCCACAGGTACAGCACAGGTTTCGAACCTTGTGGTGACCCTGTGGGAGCGGGCGTGCCCGCGAATGGGCCCGACACAAATCCCCAGACTGAACATTCTCCCTACCCCAAGGTCACTTGTTTCAGGCATCACACACCCGGTGTTCGTTGACTGAGAGGGTTCGTTCAATGAAAGAGTGGGAAGTCATCTTTGCCGACCAGAAAGGCGTGCTCACCACCTTGACGCTGCGTGGCGACCAGTGCCCCAGCGAGGAGGATGCCGCGCGGGCCATCCGTTCGCACCTGTTCCCGGTGATGGACGAGCTGGACCTCAACGACTTTCAGGACCGCGCCGTTTCCCCCACCGCTCGCTGGCTCAAGGAAC
This genomic interval carries:
- a CDS encoding LTA synthase family protein encodes the protein MANPDALKQRGARASFSPTLKSHLAYTLLSGLVIMLMLSLVRLALLVYNSDMVGDTPSATVAEGFLNGLRFDLRVVVYISIPLLLAILSPWAMARRGLFRFWLTITSSVVMFLGLMEMDFYREFHQRLNGLVFQYIKEDPKTVLSMLWYGFPVVRYLLAWLFGTWLLSLLFKGIDRMTRGNRPGEVTLQHRAAPWYNRLAVFMVILLVAVVAARGTLRQGPPMRWGDAFTTDSNFVNQLGLNGTLTLIDAAKSRFGEDRANIWKPVLEQDVATQSVREQLLTANDTLVDADEAAIRRDFVPPAERTLPIKNVVVILMESFAGHSVGALGSPNNITPYFDKLAKEGLLFDRFFSNGTHTHQGMFATMACFPNLPGFEYLMQTPEGGHKLSGLPALLSARDYDDVYVYNGDFAWDNQSGFFGNQGMTTFIGRNDFVNPVFSDPTWGVSDQDMFDRGAEELAKHDGKKPIYALLQTLSNHTPYALPKDLPVEPVTGQGRLDEHLTAMRYSDWALGQFFEKARKEPYFKETLFVIVGDHGFGNHQQVTELDLGRFNVPLLLIGPGIQEKFGAVNHTVGTQVDIVPTIMGRLGGQARHQCWGRDLLNLPEGDQGVGMIKPSGSEQIVGLVQGDRILIESKDMTPRMYRYQLGSEFKAELIESPDQPEMLKKLEAYIQTATKSLLDNTAGVVHGTPK